A single window of Paroedura picta isolate Pp20150507F chromosome 8, Ppicta_v3.0, whole genome shotgun sequence DNA harbors:
- the SLC18A3 gene encoding vesicular acetylcholine transporter yields MEASAAGGTSGRRWAVEQLSAAVGQRTKALGSAMQEAHRQRRLLLVIVCVALLLDNMLYMVIVPIVPDFIATMGEGAGHRQGAPSQHQQSLNGSGAGAGPANASKPGLLRPRYPPDNEDLKIGVLFASKALLQLLVNPLSGPFIDRVGYGLPLFIGLSVMFLSTVIFAFAENYGTLFAARSLQGLGSAFADTSGIALIADKFPEESERNRALGIALAFISFGSLVAPPFGGILYHFAGKRVPFLVLAFISLLDGLVLLLAIKPFGDRTRDNLPVGTPIHRLMVDPYIAVVAGALTTCNIPLAFLEPTIANWMAKTMGASEWEMGLTWLPAFFPHVLGVYITIKLADKYPHLQWFYGALGLVIIGASSCTVPACRNFWQLVVPLCGICFGIALVDTALLPTLAFLVDVRYVSVYGSVYAIADISYSVAYALGPIAAGEIVHSFGFVKLNLGMGLANMLYAPVLLALKNICKMKPSHSERNILLDEEPKGLYDTIKMEERAAKGKKAHPAGGGEENSVDSYHRDFRAASEEDSSGEDYT; encoded by the coding sequence ATGGAGGCGTCGGCGGCGGGCGGGACGTCGGGGCGCCGCTGGGCGGTGGAGCAGCTGTCGGCGGCGGTGGGGCAGCGCACGAAGGCGCTGGGCAGCGCCATGCAGGAGGCTCACCGCCAGCGGCGCCTCCTGCTGGTGATCGTGTGCGTGGCGCTGCTGCTGGACAACATGCTCTACATGGTCATCGTGCCCATCGTGCCGGACTTCATCGCCACCATGGGCGAGGGGGCGGGGCACCGCCAGGGGGCGCCCTCGCAGCACCAGCAGTCCCTCAACGGCTCCGGCGCCGGCGCCGGGCCGGCCAACGCCAGCAAGCCGGGGCTGCTGCGGCCGCGCTACCCGCCGGACAACGAGGACCTCAAGATCGGCGTGCTGTTCGCCTCCAAGGCGCTGCTACAGCTGCTGGTGAACCCGCTGAGCGGGCCCTTCATCGACCGCGTGGGCTACGGCCTGCCGCTCTTCATCGGCCTGTCGGTCATGTTCCTCTCCACCGTCATCTTCGCCTTCGCCGAGAACTACGGCACGCTCTTCGCCGCCCGCAGCCTGCAGGGCCTGGGCTCGGCCTTCGCCGACACCTCCGGCATCGCCCTCATCGCCGACAAGTTCCCCGAGGAGTCGGAGCGCAACCGCGCCCTGGGCATCGCCCTGGCCTTCATCTCCTTCGGCAGCCTCGTGGCGCCCCCTTTCGGCGGCATCCTGTACCACTTCGCCGGCAAGCGGGTCCCCTTCCTGGTGCTGGCCTTCATCTCCCTGCTGGACGGCCTGGTCCTGCTGCTGGCCATCAAGCCCTTCGGGGACCGGACGCGGGACAACCTGCCCGTGGGCACGCCCATCCACCGCCTGATGGTGGACCCCTACATCGCCGTGGTGGCCGGCGCCCTCACCACCTGCAACATCCCCTTGGCCTTCCTGGAGCCCACCATCGCCAACTGGATGGCCAAGACCATGGGCGCCAGCGAGTGGGAGATGGGCCTCACCTGGCTGCCCGCCTTCTTTCCCCACGTCCTGGGGGTCTACATCACCATCAAGCTGGCCGACAAGTACCCCCACCTGCAGTGGTTCTACGGAGCCCTGGGCCTGGTCATCATCGGGGCCAGCTCCTGCACCGTGCCTGCCTGCCGGAACTTTTGGCAGCTGGTGGTCCCCTTGTGTGGCATCTGCTTCGGCATCGCCCTCGTGGACACCGCCCTGCTACCCACCCTGGCCTTCCTGGTCGACGTGCGCTACGTCTCGGTCTACGGCAGCGTCTATGCCATCGCCGACATCTCCTACTCAGTGGCCTACGCCCTGGGGCCTATCGCGGCCGGGGAGATTGTGCACTCCTTTGGCTTCGTGAAGCTCAACCTGGGCATGGGCCTGGCCAACATGCTGTATGCCCCTGTTCTCCTGGCCCTCAAAAACATTTGCAAGATGAAGCCCTCCCATTCGGAGAGGAACATCCTCCTGGATGAGGAGCCCAAAGGACTCTATGACACCATCAAGATGGAGGAAAGGGCGGCCAAGGGCAAGAAGGCCCATCCGGCAGGGGGTGGAGAAGAGAACAGTGTAGACTCTTACCATAGAGACTTCAGGGCAGCTTCTGAAGAGGACTCTTCTGGGGAGGACTACACCTAG